In a genomic window of Muntiacus reevesi chromosome 1, mMunRee1.1, whole genome shotgun sequence:
- the ZNF644 gene encoding zinc finger protein 644 isoform X1, which translates to MRLFLQRDVNKTKSRLNVLNGLTNNMDDLKINTDVTGAKEELLDDNSFVSDKESGVHKPKDCQASFQKNNTFTLPEELSKDKSEKALSGGQSTLFIHAGAPTVSSENFILPKGAAVNGPVSHSSLTKTSSMNKGSVSLTTGQPVDQPTTESCSGLNVAADLQLSTPQKASQHQVLFLLSDVAHAKNPTHSIKKLPTSASIGCDIQNSVGSGIKSDSTLINQVEVGEDSEDLLVKNDCVSTLTGISSGTDEFRSDNDTNWDPQKEFIQFLITNDDTVDKAPVHSKIGLEKKRKRKMDVSKITRYTEDCFSDSNCVPNKSKMLEVDFMEQNEDVQAIDSRTYALSQVKPESADEDLESVDTFQHLIFNSEKCGEDSSPVHTSTFLSNTLKKKCEESDSESPATFSTEEPSFYPCTKCNVNFREKKHLHRHMMYHLDGNSHFRHLNVPRPYACRECGRTFRDRNSLLKHMIIHQERRQKLMEEIRELKELQDEGRSARLQCPQCVFGTNCPKTFVQHAKTHEKDKRYYCCEECNFMAVTENELECHRGIAHGAVVKCPVVSSDVAQRKTQKKTFMKDPIIGSSKKSATYICKMCPFTTSVRSIFKNHMEYLHSSSCIDSFGSPLGLDKRKSDIIEEPMDTDSPKPLSKQQSTFPKNSALKQDVKRTFGSSSQSGNFSKFHKRPHRIQKARKSIAQSGVNVCNQNSSPHKPVVIKSSIDQKPKYFHQTAKEKSNAKANSNYLYRHKYENYRMIKKSGESYPLHFKKEEASSLNSLHLFSSSNSHNNSFISDPHNSDTKRSESFKDHRRVAVKRVVKESKKESSVGGEDLDSYPDFLHKMTVVVLQKLNSAEKKDSYETEDESSWDNVELSDYTTQTIEDETYHDINQEHVNLFPLFKSKVEGQQSGENATLSYDQNDGFYFEYYEDGGTNNFLHEIHDPQHLENAETALSKHSSVFHWTDLSLEKKSCPYCPATFETGVGLSNHVRGHLHRAGLSYEARHVVSPEQIATSDKMQHFKRTGTGTPVKRVRKALEKSENTSEHTCQLCGGWFDTKIGLSNHVRGHLKRLGKTKWDAHKSPICVLNEMMQNEEKYEKILKALNSRRIIPRPFVAQKLASSDDFLSQNVIPLEAYRNGLKTEALSVSASEEEGLSFLNEYDETKPELPSGKKNQSLTLIELLKNKRMGEEKNSSVSPQKIHNQTARKRFVQKCVLPLNEDGPLMYQPQKMDFTMHSALDCKQKKSRSRSGSKKKLLTLPHGADEVYILRCRFCGLVFRGPLSVQEDWIKHLQRHIVNANLPRTGAGMVEVTSLLKKPASITETSFSLLMAEAAS; encoded by the exons acTAAATGTGTTAAATGGGCTTACCAACAATATGGATGATTTGAAGATAAACACCGATGTTACTGGTGCTAAAGAAGAACTCCTAGATGACAACAGTTTTGTATCAGACAAAGAGAGTGGAGTTCATAAACCAAAAGATTGTCAAGcatcatttcagaaaaacaatacatTCACTTTGCCTGAAGAACTGTCAAAGGACAAATCTGAAAAAGCCTTAAGTGGAGGCCAGTCTACTCTGTTTATACATGCTGGTGCTCCTACTGTTTCTAGTGAAAACTTTATCTTGCCTAAGGGAGCTGCTGTTAATGGACCAGTTTCACACTCCTCCTTAACTAAGACTTCCAGTATGAATAAAGGCAGTGTTtcattaaccactggacagcctgTGGATCAGCCAACAACAGAATCTTGTTCAGGTTTGAATGTGGCAGCCGATCTTCAGCTCTCTACACCACAGAAAGCAAGTCAAcaccaagttttatttttattatcagatGTAGCACATGCTAAGAATCCAACCCATTCCATTAAAAAACTACCTACCTCTGCTTCAATTGGTTGTGACATTCAGAATTCAGTAGGGAGTGGTATAAAGTCAGATAGCACTTTAATAAATCAAGTAGAGGTGGGTGAGGATAGTGAAGATTTATTGGTAAAAAATGATTGTGTCAGTACATTAACAGGAATTTCCTCAGGTACAGATGAATTTAGGTCAGACAATGATACAAACTGGGATCCCCAAAAAGAGTTCATTCAGTTTCTTATAACTAATGATGACACAGTAGATAAAGCTCCAGTTCACTCTAAAATAGgtctggaaaaaaagagaaagcgaAAAATGGATGTAAGCAAGATAACTCGTTATACTGAAGATTGTTTTAGTGATTCTAACTGTGTACCCAACAAGTCAAAAATGCTAGAAGTAGACTTTATGGAACAGAATGAAGACGTGCAAGCAATAGACTCACGGACATATGCATTATCACAAGTGAAACCTGAATCAGCTGATGAAGACTTGGAATCTGTGGATACTTTTCAACATCTAATTTTTAACTCAGAGAAGTGTGGAGAAGACAGTTCACCTGTTCATACTAGCACTTTTCTTTCAAAtaccttaaaaaagaaatgtgaagaaaGTGATTCTGAGTCACCTGCTACTTTCAGCACCGAAGAGCCATCATTCTACCCCTGTACAAAGTGCAATGtgaattttagggagaaaaagcaTCTCCACAGGCATATGATGTATCATTTAGATGGAAATAGTCACTTTCGTCATCTTAATGTCCCAAGGCCATATGCTTGTAGAGAATGTGGACGGACATTTCGAGATCGTAACTCACTGCTAAAGCATATGATTATTCAccaagaaagaagacagaaattaATGGAGGAAATACGTGAATTGAAAGAACTTCAGGATGAAGGCAGAAGTGCACGATTGCAATGCCCTCAGTGTGTGTTTGGTACCAATTGCCCTAAAACGTTTGTGCAGCATGCTAAAACCcatgaaaaagataaaaggtACTACTGCTGCGAAGAGTGTAACTTTATGGCAGTGACGGAAAATGAGCTGGAATGCCACAGAGGAATTGCCCATGGAGCAGTGGTAAAATGCCCTGTTGTCAGTTCTGATGTAGCCCAGAGAAAGACACAAAAAAAAACATTCATGAAAGACCCCATTATAGGATCATCCAAAAAATCAGCTACCTATATATGTAAGATGTGCCCTTTTACTACTTCAGTcaggagtatttttaaaaatcacatggaGTACTTGCATTCATCATCATGCATTGATTCATTTGGCAGTCCTCTTGGACttgataaaagaaaaagtgacataATTGAAGAACCTATGGATACTGATAGTCCTAAACCATTATCTAAACAACAGTCAACATTTCCAAAGAACTCTGCTTTAAAACAAGATGTAAAGCGAACATTTGGATCATCCTCACAATCAggtaatttttcaaaattccataAACGGCCACACAGAATACAAAAGGCTCGGAAAAGCATTGCCCAGTCAGGTGTAAATGTGTGCAATCAAAACAGTTCTCCTCACAAGCCTGTTGTGATTAAAAGCAGCATTGACCAAAAACCTAAGTATTTCCAtcagacagcaaaagaaaaatctaatgCCAAGGCAAATAGCAACTATTTATATAGACATAAATAtgaaaactacagaatgatcaAAAAATCAGGTGAATCATATCCTCTGCATTTCAAAAAAGAGGAAGCTAGTTCATTAAATTCTTTACATCTGTTTTCATCAAGTAATTCTCACAACAATAGTTTTATTTCAGACCCTCATAACTCTGACACCAAAAGGTCAGAAAGCTTCAAAGACCACAGGCGTGTAGCTGTAAAGAGAGTAGTTAAGGAATCTAAGAAGGAAAGTTCTGTTGGAGGAGAAGACTTGGATAGCTATCCAGATTTCTTGCATAAGATGACCGTTGTTGTTTTGCAAAAACTTAATTCTGCTGAAAAGAAAGATAGCTATGAAACAGAAGATGAAAGTTCCTGGGACAATGTTGAGCTAAGTGACTACACTACACAGACTATAGAAGATGAAACCTATCATGATATTAATCAAGAACATGTAAACTTATTCCCTCTATTTAAAAGCAAGGTGGAAGGTCAACAGTCCGGAGAAAATGCTACACTTAGTTATGATCAGAATGATggcttttattttgaatattatgaagATGGTGGAACTAATAACTTTTTGCATGAGATTCATGATCCTCagcatttagaaaatgcagaaactgCATTGTCAAAGCATAGTTCTGTTTTTCACTGGactgatctgtctcttgagaagaAATCGTGTCCTTACTGCCCAGCAACATTTGAAACAGGTGTTGGGTTGTCAAATCATGTCAGGGGACATCTTCACAGAGCAGGATTAAGCTATGAAGCCCGCCATGTTGTATCACCAGAACAAATAGCCACAAGTGACAAAATGCAACATTTCAAAAGAACTGGCACAGGAACACCTGTTAAGCGAGttagaaaag ctttagaGAAGTCTGAAAACACTTCTGAACACACTTGTCAGCTGTGTGGTGGTTGGTTTGATACTAAAATTGGATTATCAAATCATGTTAGAGGCCACCTGAAAAGACTTGGAAAGACCAAGTGGGATGCTCACAAATCTCCAATCTGTGTTCTGAATGAGATGatgcaaaatgaagaaaaatatgaaaaaatcttAAAGGCATTGAACAGTCGTCGTATTATTCCTCGACCATTTGTAGCTCAAAAACTTGCATCAAGTGATGACTTTCTATCTCAAAATGTTATACCTCTTGAAGCATACCGTAATGGCCTAAAGACTGAAGCTTTATCAGTGTCTGCATCAGAGGAAGAAGGGCTGAGTTTCTTAAATGAATATGATGAAACTAAGCCAGAACTGCCCAGTGGAAAAAAGAATCAGTCTCTTACACTGATAGaactgcttaaaaataaaaggatgggAGAAGAAAAGAATTCCTCTGTTTCTCCTCAAAAGATCCATAATCAAACTGCAAGAAAGAGGTTTGTTCAGAAATGTGTTCTTCCACTAAATGAAGATGGTCCATTGATGTATCAACCACAAAAAATGGACTTCACTATGCACTCAG
- the ZNF644 gene encoding zinc finger protein 644 isoform X2 produces MDDLKINTDVTGAKEELLDDNSFVSDKESGVHKPKDCQASFQKNNTFTLPEELSKDKSEKALSGGQSTLFIHAGAPTVSSENFILPKGAAVNGPVSHSSLTKTSSMNKGSVSLTTGQPVDQPTTESCSGLNVAADLQLSTPQKASQHQVLFLLSDVAHAKNPTHSIKKLPTSASIGCDIQNSVGSGIKSDSTLINQVEVGEDSEDLLVKNDCVSTLTGISSGTDEFRSDNDTNWDPQKEFIQFLITNDDTVDKAPVHSKIGLEKKRKRKMDVSKITRYTEDCFSDSNCVPNKSKMLEVDFMEQNEDVQAIDSRTYALSQVKPESADEDLESVDTFQHLIFNSEKCGEDSSPVHTSTFLSNTLKKKCEESDSESPATFSTEEPSFYPCTKCNVNFREKKHLHRHMMYHLDGNSHFRHLNVPRPYACRECGRTFRDRNSLLKHMIIHQERRQKLMEEIRELKELQDEGRSARLQCPQCVFGTNCPKTFVQHAKTHEKDKRYYCCEECNFMAVTENELECHRGIAHGAVVKCPVVSSDVAQRKTQKKTFMKDPIIGSSKKSATYICKMCPFTTSVRSIFKNHMEYLHSSSCIDSFGSPLGLDKRKSDIIEEPMDTDSPKPLSKQQSTFPKNSALKQDVKRTFGSSSQSGNFSKFHKRPHRIQKARKSIAQSGVNVCNQNSSPHKPVVIKSSIDQKPKYFHQTAKEKSNAKANSNYLYRHKYENYRMIKKSGESYPLHFKKEEASSLNSLHLFSSSNSHNNSFISDPHNSDTKRSESFKDHRRVAVKRVVKESKKESSVGGEDLDSYPDFLHKMTVVVLQKLNSAEKKDSYETEDESSWDNVELSDYTTQTIEDETYHDINQEHVNLFPLFKSKVEGQQSGENATLSYDQNDGFYFEYYEDGGTNNFLHEIHDPQHLENAETALSKHSSVFHWTDLSLEKKSCPYCPATFETGVGLSNHVRGHLHRAGLSYEARHVVSPEQIATSDKMQHFKRTGTGTPVKRVRKALEKSENTSEHTCQLCGGWFDTKIGLSNHVRGHLKRLGKTKWDAHKSPICVLNEMMQNEEKYEKILKALNSRRIIPRPFVAQKLASSDDFLSQNVIPLEAYRNGLKTEALSVSASEEEGLSFLNEYDETKPELPSGKKNQSLTLIELLKNKRMGEEKNSSVSPQKIHNQTARKRFVQKCVLPLNEDGPLMYQPQKMDFTMHSALDCKQKKSRSRSGSKKKLLTLPHGADEVYILRCRFCGLVFRGPLSVQEDWIKHLQRHIVNANLPRTGAGMVEVTSLLKKPASITETSFSLLMAEAAS; encoded by the exons ATGGATGATTTGAAGATAAACACCGATGTTACTGGTGCTAAAGAAGAACTCCTAGATGACAACAGTTTTGTATCAGACAAAGAGAGTGGAGTTCATAAACCAAAAGATTGTCAAGcatcatttcagaaaaacaatacatTCACTTTGCCTGAAGAACTGTCAAAGGACAAATCTGAAAAAGCCTTAAGTGGAGGCCAGTCTACTCTGTTTATACATGCTGGTGCTCCTACTGTTTCTAGTGAAAACTTTATCTTGCCTAAGGGAGCTGCTGTTAATGGACCAGTTTCACACTCCTCCTTAACTAAGACTTCCAGTATGAATAAAGGCAGTGTTtcattaaccactggacagcctgTGGATCAGCCAACAACAGAATCTTGTTCAGGTTTGAATGTGGCAGCCGATCTTCAGCTCTCTACACCACAGAAAGCAAGTCAAcaccaagttttatttttattatcagatGTAGCACATGCTAAGAATCCAACCCATTCCATTAAAAAACTACCTACCTCTGCTTCAATTGGTTGTGACATTCAGAATTCAGTAGGGAGTGGTATAAAGTCAGATAGCACTTTAATAAATCAAGTAGAGGTGGGTGAGGATAGTGAAGATTTATTGGTAAAAAATGATTGTGTCAGTACATTAACAGGAATTTCCTCAGGTACAGATGAATTTAGGTCAGACAATGATACAAACTGGGATCCCCAAAAAGAGTTCATTCAGTTTCTTATAACTAATGATGACACAGTAGATAAAGCTCCAGTTCACTCTAAAATAGgtctggaaaaaaagagaaagcgaAAAATGGATGTAAGCAAGATAACTCGTTATACTGAAGATTGTTTTAGTGATTCTAACTGTGTACCCAACAAGTCAAAAATGCTAGAAGTAGACTTTATGGAACAGAATGAAGACGTGCAAGCAATAGACTCACGGACATATGCATTATCACAAGTGAAACCTGAATCAGCTGATGAAGACTTGGAATCTGTGGATACTTTTCAACATCTAATTTTTAACTCAGAGAAGTGTGGAGAAGACAGTTCACCTGTTCATACTAGCACTTTTCTTTCAAAtaccttaaaaaagaaatgtgaagaaaGTGATTCTGAGTCACCTGCTACTTTCAGCACCGAAGAGCCATCATTCTACCCCTGTACAAAGTGCAATGtgaattttagggagaaaaagcaTCTCCACAGGCATATGATGTATCATTTAGATGGAAATAGTCACTTTCGTCATCTTAATGTCCCAAGGCCATATGCTTGTAGAGAATGTGGACGGACATTTCGAGATCGTAACTCACTGCTAAAGCATATGATTATTCAccaagaaagaagacagaaattaATGGAGGAAATACGTGAATTGAAAGAACTTCAGGATGAAGGCAGAAGTGCACGATTGCAATGCCCTCAGTGTGTGTTTGGTACCAATTGCCCTAAAACGTTTGTGCAGCATGCTAAAACCcatgaaaaagataaaaggtACTACTGCTGCGAAGAGTGTAACTTTATGGCAGTGACGGAAAATGAGCTGGAATGCCACAGAGGAATTGCCCATGGAGCAGTGGTAAAATGCCCTGTTGTCAGTTCTGATGTAGCCCAGAGAAAGACACAAAAAAAAACATTCATGAAAGACCCCATTATAGGATCATCCAAAAAATCAGCTACCTATATATGTAAGATGTGCCCTTTTACTACTTCAGTcaggagtatttttaaaaatcacatggaGTACTTGCATTCATCATCATGCATTGATTCATTTGGCAGTCCTCTTGGACttgataaaagaaaaagtgacataATTGAAGAACCTATGGATACTGATAGTCCTAAACCATTATCTAAACAACAGTCAACATTTCCAAAGAACTCTGCTTTAAAACAAGATGTAAAGCGAACATTTGGATCATCCTCACAATCAggtaatttttcaaaattccataAACGGCCACACAGAATACAAAAGGCTCGGAAAAGCATTGCCCAGTCAGGTGTAAATGTGTGCAATCAAAACAGTTCTCCTCACAAGCCTGTTGTGATTAAAAGCAGCATTGACCAAAAACCTAAGTATTTCCAtcagacagcaaaagaaaaatctaatgCCAAGGCAAATAGCAACTATTTATATAGACATAAATAtgaaaactacagaatgatcaAAAAATCAGGTGAATCATATCCTCTGCATTTCAAAAAAGAGGAAGCTAGTTCATTAAATTCTTTACATCTGTTTTCATCAAGTAATTCTCACAACAATAGTTTTATTTCAGACCCTCATAACTCTGACACCAAAAGGTCAGAAAGCTTCAAAGACCACAGGCGTGTAGCTGTAAAGAGAGTAGTTAAGGAATCTAAGAAGGAAAGTTCTGTTGGAGGAGAAGACTTGGATAGCTATCCAGATTTCTTGCATAAGATGACCGTTGTTGTTTTGCAAAAACTTAATTCTGCTGAAAAGAAAGATAGCTATGAAACAGAAGATGAAAGTTCCTGGGACAATGTTGAGCTAAGTGACTACACTACACAGACTATAGAAGATGAAACCTATCATGATATTAATCAAGAACATGTAAACTTATTCCCTCTATTTAAAAGCAAGGTGGAAGGTCAACAGTCCGGAGAAAATGCTACACTTAGTTATGATCAGAATGATggcttttattttgaatattatgaagATGGTGGAACTAATAACTTTTTGCATGAGATTCATGATCCTCagcatttagaaaatgcagaaactgCATTGTCAAAGCATAGTTCTGTTTTTCACTGGactgatctgtctcttgagaagaAATCGTGTCCTTACTGCCCAGCAACATTTGAAACAGGTGTTGGGTTGTCAAATCATGTCAGGGGACATCTTCACAGAGCAGGATTAAGCTATGAAGCCCGCCATGTTGTATCACCAGAACAAATAGCCACAAGTGACAAAATGCAACATTTCAAAAGAACTGGCACAGGAACACCTGTTAAGCGAGttagaaaag ctttagaGAAGTCTGAAAACACTTCTGAACACACTTGTCAGCTGTGTGGTGGTTGGTTTGATACTAAAATTGGATTATCAAATCATGTTAGAGGCCACCTGAAAAGACTTGGAAAGACCAAGTGGGATGCTCACAAATCTCCAATCTGTGTTCTGAATGAGATGatgcaaaatgaagaaaaatatgaaaaaatcttAAAGGCATTGAACAGTCGTCGTATTATTCCTCGACCATTTGTAGCTCAAAAACTTGCATCAAGTGATGACTTTCTATCTCAAAATGTTATACCTCTTGAAGCATACCGTAATGGCCTAAAGACTGAAGCTTTATCAGTGTCTGCATCAGAGGAAGAAGGGCTGAGTTTCTTAAATGAATATGATGAAACTAAGCCAGAACTGCCCAGTGGAAAAAAGAATCAGTCTCTTACACTGATAGaactgcttaaaaataaaaggatgggAGAAGAAAAGAATTCCTCTGTTTCTCCTCAAAAGATCCATAATCAAACTGCAAGAAAGAGGTTTGTTCAGAAATGTGTTCTTCCACTAAATGAAGATGGTCCATTGATGTATCAACCACAAAAAATGGACTTCACTATGCACTCAG